A genome region from Mugil cephalus isolate CIBA_MC_2020 chromosome 13, CIBA_Mcephalus_1.1, whole genome shotgun sequence includes the following:
- the cutc gene encoding copper homeostasis protein cutC homolog, with amino-acid sequence MADGFLMEVCVDSVESAVNAERGGAGRLELCSSLLEGGLTPSLGLLHVVKQYVKSPVYVMIRPRGGDFLYSDQEVEVMRKDVELMKSQGADGLVLGALTEDGRVDTELCMELLAAARPLPVTFHRAFDMVHDPAVALEALISLGFQRVLTSGCDSSALEGLPLIKRLIEQAKGRIIIMPGGGITERNLQRILEGSGAQEFHCSARSSKDSAMKFRNTCVTMGASFTAPEYGLKVADVSKVRTLNAIAKNTL; translated from the exons ATGGCAGATGGCTTTTTAATGGAGGTGTGTGTGGACTCCGTGGAGTCTGCTGTCAATGCTGAACGAGGAG GTGCAGGTCGACTTGAGCTATGTTCCAGTCTTCTGGAGGGAGGGCTCACTCCTAGTCTGG GTCTGCTACACGTCGTGAAGCAGTATGTCAAAAGCCCGGTCTATGTGATGATACGACCCCGCGGGGGCGACTTCCTGTATTCTGACCAGGAAGTGGAGGTGATGAGGAAGGACGTAGAGCTAATGAAGAGCCAAGGAGCTGATGGACTTGTGCTGGGAGCCCTGACAGAGGATGGACGggtggacacagagctctgcatGGAGTTACTGG CTGCTGCTCGTCCTTTGCCCGTCACCTTCCACCGAg CTTTTGACATGGTTCATGATCCGGCGGTAGCTCTGGAGGCTTTGATATCATTAGGGTTCCAGCGAGTGTTGACGAGTGGCTGTGACAGCTCTGCTTTGGAGGGACTGCCTCTCATTAAACGGCTCATTGAACAA GCTAAGGGGAGAATTATCATAATGCCAG GAGGGGGTATCACAGAAAGGAACCTGCAGAGAATATTGGAGGGCTCGGGGGCTCAAGAGTTTCACTGCTCCGCCCGCTCCAGTAAGGATTCCGCCATGAAGTTCAG AAACACCTGCGTGACGATGGGGGCTTCGTTCACAGCGCCCGAGTACGGCCTGAAGGTGGCAGATGTGAGCAAAGTCCGGACTCTGAATGCCATAGCCAAAAATACCTTGTGA